The following coding sequences lie in one Hippoglossus hippoglossus isolate fHipHip1 chromosome 14, fHipHip1.pri, whole genome shotgun sequence genomic window:
- the gltpd2 gene encoding glycolipid transfer protein domain-containing protein 2 isoform X2 → MGVKRKAAAAILVLLLFLGSLWLQGGLDYHWDSCLKGYNQLHQLSNSSGADGAEGLSVLDGCPGQTFQVSMLLTHLSDATAYTSDVLLPPYLSSWDELVKFMEALGPMVGLISKEIESKTSIIRQLALLSEGNPEAELGPDLNSINSVDTEAGTKNSVEASEHVDAYHSVRSMIWVELNRGVVDFNHQTDSGCRTLLRLHRALLWLKLFLEKISETPVAGRLRTPSELCREAYKSTLAKHHTWFVRKAAELAFIAMPERGFFYRLVCVQDQEELSAMLRRVVQAIGEVYDRTQKALEDNDMLNLP, encoded by the exons ATGGGTGTGAAGAGAAAGGCTGCTGCAGCTATCTTagtcctgctgctgttcctcgGCTCCCTGTGGCTGC AGGGAGGTTTGGATTACCACTGGGATTCCTGTTTAAAAGGTTATAATCAG CTTCACCAGCTGTCCAACAGCAGTGGGGCCGATGGGGCTGAGGGCCTGTCTGTCCTGGACGGGTGCCCCGGTCAGACCTTCCAGGTGTCAATGCTGCTCACCCACCTGTCGGATGCGACGGCCTACACCTCGGACGTGCTGCTGCCGCCCTATCTGTCCAGCTGGGATGAGCTTGTGAA GTTTATGGAAGCTCTGGGCCCGATGGTGGGACTGATATCTAAAGAGATAGAAAGCAAGACCTCCATTATTCGTCAATTGGCCCTTTTGTCGGAGGGGAATCCTGAGGCAGAGCTGGGCCCGGATTTAAACTCAATAAATTCAGTAGACACAGAGGCCGGGACGAAGAACAGTGTTGAGGCCTCAGAGCACGTAGATGCTTACCACTCTGTGCGCTCCATGATCTGGGTGGAGCTGAACCGAGGCGTGGTGGACTTCAATCACCAGACGGACTCTGGATGCCGGACTCTTCTGCGTCTGCATCGGGCCCTGCTGTGGCTGAAGCTCTTCCTGGAGAAGATATCTGAGACGCCAGTGGCCGGCCGCCTCAGGACCCCCTCAGAGCTGTGTCGCGAGGCCTATAAGAGCACGCTCGCCAAACACCACACCTGGTTTGTGCGGAAGGCAGCCGAGCTGGCCTTCATTGCCATGCCGGAGCGGGGTTTCTTCTACAGGCTGGTCTGTGTGCAGgaccaggaggagctgagcgCGATGCTGAGAAGAGTGGTTCAGGCCATCGGAGAGGTTTATGACAGGACTCAGAAAGCCCTGGAGGACAATGACATGCTAAACTTGCCATAG
- the gltpd2 gene encoding glycolipid transfer protein domain-containing protein 2 isoform X1, which produces MGVKRKAAAAILVLLLFLGSLWLQGGLDYHWDSCLKGYNQVNKLHQLSNSSGADGAEGLSVLDGCPGQTFQVSMLLTHLSDATAYTSDVLLPPYLSSWDELVKFMEALGPMVGLISKEIESKTSIIRQLALLSEGNPEAELGPDLNSINSVDTEAGTKNSVEASEHVDAYHSVRSMIWVELNRGVVDFNHQTDSGCRTLLRLHRALLWLKLFLEKISETPVAGRLRTPSELCREAYKSTLAKHHTWFVRKAAELAFIAMPERGFFYRLVCVQDQEELSAMLRRVVQAIGEVYDRTQKALEDNDMLNLP; this is translated from the exons ATGGGTGTGAAGAGAAAGGCTGCTGCAGCTATCTTagtcctgctgctgttcctcgGCTCCCTGTGGCTGC AGGGAGGTTTGGATTACCACTGGGATTCCTGTTTAAAAGGTTATAATCAGGTGAATAAG CTTCACCAGCTGTCCAACAGCAGTGGGGCCGATGGGGCTGAGGGCCTGTCTGTCCTGGACGGGTGCCCCGGTCAGACCTTCCAGGTGTCAATGCTGCTCACCCACCTGTCGGATGCGACGGCCTACACCTCGGACGTGCTGCTGCCGCCCTATCTGTCCAGCTGGGATGAGCTTGTGAA GTTTATGGAAGCTCTGGGCCCGATGGTGGGACTGATATCTAAAGAGATAGAAAGCAAGACCTCCATTATTCGTCAATTGGCCCTTTTGTCGGAGGGGAATCCTGAGGCAGAGCTGGGCCCGGATTTAAACTCAATAAATTCAGTAGACACAGAGGCCGGGACGAAGAACAGTGTTGAGGCCTCAGAGCACGTAGATGCTTACCACTCTGTGCGCTCCATGATCTGGGTGGAGCTGAACCGAGGCGTGGTGGACTTCAATCACCAGACGGACTCTGGATGCCGGACTCTTCTGCGTCTGCATCGGGCCCTGCTGTGGCTGAAGCTCTTCCTGGAGAAGATATCTGAGACGCCAGTGGCCGGCCGCCTCAGGACCCCCTCAGAGCTGTGTCGCGAGGCCTATAAGAGCACGCTCGCCAAACACCACACCTGGTTTGTGCGGAAGGCAGCCGAGCTGGCCTTCATTGCCATGCCGGAGCGGGGTTTCTTCTACAGGCTGGTCTGTGTGCAGgaccaggaggagctgagcgCGATGCTGAGAAGAGTGGTTCAGGCCATCGGAGAGGTTTATGACAGGACTCAGAAAGCCCTGGAGGACAATGACATGCTAAACTTGCCATAG
- the chrne gene encoding acetylcholine receptor subunit epsilon yields the protein MALRSFGIFFGVVTILGRLMVEVQCNEESKLISDLFKDYKKNIRPVVHPEDKLTIQIKMTLTNLISLNEKEETLTTNVWIEIQWVDYRFVWNTSDYYGIDIIRVPCHTVWLPDIVLENNIDGKFDVAYYANVLISSTGWMYWLPPAIYRSTCAIEITYFPFDYQNCTLAFRSQTYSAKEVELILAVDENEHTIEWVDIDPEAFTENGEWAIVHRPGRKMINKRYTPDDLEYQEILYNLIIQRKPLFYIINIILPCSLISSLVVLAYFLPAQAGGQKLTVAISVLLAQTVFLFLIAQKVPETSLSVPLIGKYLIFVMCVTTLIATNQIVVLNFSLRSPSTHTMSHSIKHVFLEMVPRFLGMSPLVDDSEVTTEVNGVRERRRSSFGLMQRAEEYVMKQPRSEMMFDKQRERHGLTRSIVDNMDVSSTANLYKSLAQAAPEIKQCVDACNFIAESTRQQNNIGSEIESWVLIGKMIDKVCFWAAVLLFMIGTVGIFLTGHFNQVPEFPFPGQSNKYIPT from the exons ATGGCACTGCGCagttttgggatattttttgGAGTAGTAACTATTCTTGGGCGATTAATGGTTGAGG TGCAGTGTAATGAGGAGTCAAAGCTGATCAGCGACTTGTTCAAAGACTACAAGAAAAACATACGACCTGTGGTTCATCCTGAGGACAAGCTGACGATTCAGATTAAGATGACCCTCACTAACCTTATCTCCCTG AATGAAAAGGAAGAGACTCTTACGACCAACGTGTGGATTGAGATT CAATGGGTTGATTATCGCTTTGTGTGGAACACCTCTGACTATTATGGCATTGATATTATTCGTGTCCCGTGCCACACAGTGTGGCTTCCTGACATTGTCCTTGAGAACAA CATCGATGGCAAGTTTGACGTGGCTTACTATGCCAATGTGTTGATCAGCAGCACTGGGTGGATGTACTGGCTACCTCCCGCTATCTATCGGAGCACTTGTGCCATTGAGATCACCTACTTCCCGTTTGACTATCAAAACTGCACGCTAGCATTCCG ATCCCAGACTTACAGTGCCAAAGAAGTGGAACTTATTTTGGCTGTAGATGAAAATGAACATACTATTGAGTGGGTGGACATCGACCCAGAGGCGTTCACAG AGAATGGCGAGTGGGCCATCGTCCATCGTCCGGGCAGGAAGATGATCAACAAGCGGTACACCCCGGATGACCTGGAGTATCAGGAGATCCTGTATAACCTGATCATCCAAAGGAAGCCGCTGTTctacatcatcaacatcatcctGCCCTGCTCCCTCATCTCCTCACTGGTCGTACTGGCCTACTTCCTCCCTGCACAGG CTGGAGGACAGAAGTTGACTGTGGCCATCTCCGTCTTGCTGGCTCAAactgtcttcctcttccttatTGCTCAGAAAGTCCCTGAGAcgtctctctccgtccctctaATTGGCAA GTACCTGATCTTTGTCATGTGTGTTACTACTCTCATTGCTACCAATCAAATCGTGGTGCTGAACTTCTCCCTGCGCAGCCCCAGCACTCACACCATGTCCCACAGCATCAAACAT GTGTTCTTGGAGATGGTGCCTCGTTTCCTGGGCATGTCCCCACTGGTGGATGACAGCGAGGTGACGACAGAGGTCAACGGAGTGAGGGAGCGGCGGCGCAGCTCCTTCGGCCTcatgcagagagcagaggaataTGTGATGAAACAACCTCGCAGTGAAATGATGTttgacaaacagagagagaggcacgGTCTAACACGGTCTATCG TGGATAATATGGACGTCAGCAGCACAGCCAACCTGTACAAGAGTTTGGCCCAAGCTGCACCTGAGATCAAGCAGTGTGTGGATGCCTGCAACTTCATCGCTGAGAGTACCAGACAACAGAACAACATCGGATCT GAAATTGAAAGTTGGGTCCTGATCGGGAAGATGATTGACAAGGTGTGTTTCTGGGCTGCCGTTCTCCTCTTCATGATTGGCACGGTGGGGATCTTCCTGACAGGACACTTCAACCAGGTGCCAGAATTTCCATTTCCTGGCCAGAGCAACAAATACATCCCGACATAA